The genomic window TCTCTCCGGCATGGCTGATGGAGGGCGTCGAGCCCGTCTTCAGCGGTGTCATCTTTATCCCCATTTTCATCCATATGGTGAAGAGCGGGTTCGACGCCGAGAAATGGCTGAACACGGCGATGCTCGCCGTCGGCGATGGAGCAGTGGTGGACCGCGTTGCGGTGAATGCCGACAATGAAGGCGAAGCCGT from Syntrophorhabdus sp. includes these protein-coding regions:
- a CDS encoding helix-turn-helix transcriptional regulator — protein: MKKGFARRLRSLRESFGVSQVRLARALGIPQSYVAKWEAEAYDPSEMLKKRVARIFRVSPAWLMEGVEPVFSGVIFIPIFIHMVKSGFDAEKWLNTAMLAVGDGAVVDRVAVNADNEGEAV